GACATCATATGTCCATGCACAgctagaagaagatgaatgagACTCTAAAGGCATGGAAGCCATAGAAAGATACAGAGATCAGCAATCTATGCTTCAAGTTGGAAAGGGTAAACAtactttcaacttttttatttttctcttggaAAAGGGATCTGCTTTCTCATTTAAGAGTCAGTCAATGCAATGCATGAAGCAATAGTTACAATTACTATGCATGTATCTTTCATAGTGGTTTTCAGTCAATTAAGGgctaaaataatgaaattacattttttttttccctttatgtAGAGGAAAGAACATGGAAATTGCTGTTGTGATGATATTCATTTAACGAAATTGTtcactaatttaattaaattagcaGCTCCAGTCTGTTTCAACTCGAGAGGTAAGACTTGGAATGTTAGTATTCTGAGTTAATTTCAACTCCTGTTCGGATCATTATCACTCGCTTCATTTGGGGCTTGGTTCGGaactattatattataaaaagaattattaattatttttataaatattataacaaacTAGGGAAGGTGACAGGTAAATAAGGAATCAAATTTAGCAGTAGTGGAGGTTTCTACTGGTAATACTATAAAgttagaaaaatacaaagacGCAGTAAAGTAAGACTAATTAAGTCAGTCATCCATGGAAGTGGCATAAAGCTTGAGAGGTGATTTCCAGGAAGCAATGATAATTGAAATCGCTACCCTGTTCTACTAGGCGTTTTTGGTGTAGGTGAGAGTGTATAAAAAAGAGgtacaataattaattagttgctTAATTAATTGCACaaagtaaacattttttttatgctactgCGGGGATTTTATGGAATATTTAAGGCATCGTTTGTCACCGTTGTTCAactgcttttttttaaaaaaatatatatatatattaaaaaaattaattttaaaaaaattaaaacttcaataataaaataattcgaTGCAGTACTCCGAATTTGTCACCCACGCCACTCAAGGACATGCAGTGGGGACGTACGTAAGGCAACTGGGGTTGGTGCAGTCTGCCATGGATGCACTCATAGGCAGAGGCATGGCAAAGACTGGATGGGTTTTAACTCGgttcaagattttattaatattttttaattagttttatgtaaaataaatttataatttataattaagttattaaaaaattctaaaaattgatGTGGAGTTTTCTAATATAATgttttaacttgagttaaaatttcataatttttgaagaaattttaaaatttgatgaaaaaataacaatttgactaattttatgttattggacgtaattttcaatccgatcATCatattgagctgaaattttacgagagatcttaaaatatattgaataaaatttggttaaaattttaggatgaacagagcttggtagtgctaacaaaaaaaaaaaccgtcaaataaaagcaaaatgactcattaagagtaaaatgattatttgccattaaaaaataaaacaaaccggCTCCTCCTTCCTTCTATATGTTACCGACTGAGCAGAAGCagaatatgaaaagaaagaaaagaaaagacgagagagaaatagaaaaaaaataagggaaaaacataaaaataatccaaagaaaaaataaaaaaagtgagagaataaccttgtaaacttacaaagtccaacttataaaacactaatctatagaagaatcaagtgaagaaaTGAGGAAttgaaagaggaaaaaatttaattactttgttttctagttgacatgggattattattttctctcagTTAAGGAGTTGTTACAATATCGATTCGAATTTGATTATAGATAAGTTATATTccacaaaatattaaaggatataaCTTCAAtagttagtttatttttatttttgttttaattttatgtactttcaaattgtttttttaataaggaACTCTTTCCTAACTTAATTAGgaatctttcttcttcttcttcttctgcctTGATAAATATAGGGAAGGTGACACGAAAATAAGGTATCAAATTTAGCGGCAGTGGAGGTTTCCACTGGTAATACTATAAAgttagaaaaatacaaagacGCAGTAAAGTAAGACTAAGTCATCCATGGAAGTGATGGCATAAAGCTTGAGAGGTGATTTCCAGGAAGCGATGATAATTGAAATTGCTTCCCATTTCTTCTGCGAGTGCAAAAAGggtttcaataattaatttgttgcaaTAGTTCTTTCCAGAAGCTTCgtggaaaattaattttactaattaagtacacttttttttttcttttatgttattaattgGGGAATTTTATGGAACATTTGGTATGCAAAAGTTAAAAAGGCAGGTTAATTACACTTTGTAGTctgattaattaattgaatccCCCtactattaatttaattaactaacaaaatcaattattttatttttcatttacaatTAATACCTTTCTATATATCCATGAGAACATTCTCCTGCGTGAACATGACTTCttatccccccccccctcaaattacccagttaattcaaattttaattcaaaatttatagaatattacaaaattttaattcaaattttatttattcattagcGTAACAGTtatgaatattatattttttggattacgtaatatttaaaaatgttataattaaaaatattcataaacaaATATTCACTGACAtcagaataatttaaaatcataaaaatagaataaaaataaatttttagtaatttaaagcaaaacagtaatataatctattttaaatagaatatttataagataataatatatatttttttacataattaattttatatcatagAATTTATATTACCTAATTAGAATATTAATGAGAACTCCGAAAACTACACCTTTTTCGTCTAAGAACTAGAGGCTAGAAATCTCCtgctaaacatttattttctttcacaatttgaaaacaaaccaaaatttaGTCAACGTCAACTCGTATCACGAATGGAGGGTCATGATTGGAAGCATAATGCGTAGTAAAATTGATTTCTTAATaaacaaagacaaagaagaTCAAGAAACAGGATCATGTACGGAAGAAATAGACAAAGAAAAATAccaaatcatatcttaaaagaAGTGGTTCGTCTTTTGAGACTGTGAtcgtaattaattttaaagtatattttatatttgaatatattaaaataatatttttttttaactttttaaaataaattttaatatcagctTATTATATGAaagtaataaaaagatattaatttaaaattaaaaaatttaattttttaaaaaaatatttttaaatataaaaacaaacaggaagCCAAGAGGTGATAATTGATATCGTTGCCTATTTTCTCCTGCGCTTTCGGTGCAGGTACAATAATTAACTAAACATGACTTCTGTCCATATTGACTAAACATGACTTATTATCCTTCAATTTGTAAGAGAAAAGGTGCTtaggaaataaattttaatttttttagttaacagTAATTCAGAAAGAGTGGtattgataaaatcaaaataaatacctAATGGTCTCACATGGCAACCATGCCATTTACAAAAATTGAGGCAAGTGCTAACACAAGATTGTCAAATGTTCGAGGGAATGGGCAAAGAAAAAACTCTTCCATCCCTGTTATCTTGAAGAACACTGCCCCTGTCCCAGTCGTAACTCCTACCTCGCTCATCACCCCCGGATTCCACAGCTTCCGACCAACAAAATAATGAATTGGCAATAACGTTGTAAAAATCTCCTAACTCTCACATATCCCAACATTCGAGCCTTAAAAAATCGGTATAGGTCCTCAGCTAAACTCGACCAGAGACTGAGACTTCAAATATAACTGTAAAACCAAGTTAGTCTTCTTTCCACTTGTTAACATAATTGAGGAAAACATTGGCAGGATTCTCTCTCGGTAGAGCCCGAACACGAGTAGATCTCCTCTGCACAGCCTCCTCCAATGCAATTCTGTTAGCCAAATCCTTTGATCTCTTCTGGAGTTCCATGCTGGTAAAAGGATTTGTACAAGATATGTTAAAAAGAAGTTGCATGGCTGTCTTGATTGCAAGGAAACGGAAATAATTTCATATACATACGAACAATCACTCACCATATTCTGCTGTAGAATTTCTCCACCTGTTTTCGAAGAGCCTTCTCTCTCTCACCCTTGGGGTTCAATGAGCCCATCAATAAATCAATCTGTTCAACAGAGCTATGAGTGATtggagaaaggaaataaaataagtgGATAGATAACAATTATTCAGTGCCCGCTACCTCTTCCTTGCAACAATAATAGCCCCATAGCTTGGAATCAGAACTCTCAACGAACATCCTCCCATCACGCTTGAACCACCAATACCTGTTATAATCTCGGTCTTTACCCAGAGGGTTGGTGTGCAGGATCCGTTTCTCTATCTCACGTTCAAAATATTCTCtctacatcaaaaaaaaaaaaaaaaaaatgaaaaatgagtaAAGCAACAAGAGCAAGCATATAAACACATGTAGGTGCGCTATTGGGAGAGCAAGATCAGTAGAAGGTAAATAACCCTTTGCTCTTTGCTGCTCCGTTTTGCTGCAGTATTTTTTTCATCCCTCAAAAGTATCAATGCTTCCCTTTTGGTTAAATCTATCACATTCTCTGCATGGCCTTCCACATTCATATTCTTCTTCTTGCCTGTTTTCTTTGATTCAATGTCTGAACGGCTACTCTCACTGTCCAAATTGCAATGAGCTTCAAATCAGGCAAGTTTACTATTATTCTCTAGTCCATATTCCTCTGTAAGTGTGTGTGAACTTGTGCACTgacatacaataaaaaaatgaaacctTCTTTTTGATGGATTGTTTGGTCTGGCTGAGAAGATCTCTCCCTTCTTTTTTGCGATCTGCCCATTCTGGCCGATGTGATTCCCATTTGCCAACACAGGTTGATTTTTTCCTATGATATCAGCACCATGCCCATTCATTACTCCATTAGCAACAGATTTGGCCTTCAActgttccttttctctttttttcctgcCCTCCTCCAGTGCTTCCCCCCTCTTCGTTGCTAAGAGTACCTGCCGCTCTTCAACATATTCAGCCAACTTCTCCCTCGCAATATCTGTTTCAAGGACTTCATTGACCAATTCTCTTAAGATTCCTAATTTGACTTGAGCATCTAAAAGGCCATAGTGCCCCCGCTTAATTGTTGTTATGTGAGTGGAAAAATCACCAACATTGATGATCTCTACAAAATCACACAGATATTCTGTCCAATTAGTTAATGTTATctgtcaaaaaagaaaacaaaaatcagaaGTCATCAACAGTTACCACCATGAAGGAGTGATAAAGAGAAGCTCTGAATGAAGAGCAGCGAGAAACCTAACTTTGTATAAAATGTGAGAATCCACTTTTAACCATACTTAATTTCCATAATAGCAAGGGAAATTCAGCACTATACCTTCAATGATCGGATTCTTTTCTGAACAGCTGAAAAATATTCATCTTTGTCATGTTTTAATAACCGAAGTAGAGAAGAATGTGTTTCCACAATTAGATTCACATTACTGCCCTTATGGCAAATGGCATTTTCAAAATCTTCAAGAGAGAACGGCGACAGATGTAACAGCTTACAAAAGGAGGAGCAAAAATCCCAAGCCATTAGAAGATCCCCAACACAATCCATTGGAACTTTAAAGTCTCTTGAAGGCAAAGGGCGGGCTGTAAAAACTGGATCATCTATTCCGGGCTGCACCAAAAGATCATCGATTGGATACTTGATAGGCTCTTCCTTTTGTTGATTATCTTCTGCAAGTTTAAAtacagaaataaaagaaaacatcaaatgATGATTAATTAGATATGCATGACCTCAAGGGCCTTTTAATATCACGAACTCTGCTCAAGTTCCCAAACCccaataaaagagaaagaagtaAAATATGAACAATGCTTATAAAATCTCAGATTTATACAAAGAACTGACAAAGCATACTGTGAATATATAAAAGGCaggctaaattttaaaaagaaaaaaaaaaagaaataggtaGCTTCTATATTTCTAACCTACCTTTCCCGGTTGCCACAGCTTCCTCACCTTccactttcttctttttaagtTTTCCAGATTCTTCTACATCCTGGACATGATGCATACAAACCAACATGATATGCGATGAACTCTAAAGACCAAGAAAATTTTAACAGTATATTTACCGTggcatctttctttcttttattatagaCTATTCCATCTTGGATGAAAACTTTGCCCTTTAAATCCTGTGGTGGATCCCTTGAGATTCGATATTTTTCTGCCAGTTTGTCATGAAGCACCCAAGGAAAACTTCGGTATGTAGATTTCCGAATAAAAGGCTTCAAACTGTTCCTACTGAAAGGAGATTTCTTCCATATCAGATCATTTCGGTTCACTATTGCAGTTTCTGTTACTTTCTTATTCCTATCAAGCCATGCTACCTCATATTTAGTTTTAGCAGTACCCTCCCCCAGAACCTTTAATATCTTGCAAGGGCAGAGAtcacttttctctctctttccatGTAATTCAGCTCCTATAAACAAAGTTTCCTGCAACTTTGCTGCTACCTTGTCTGCAAGATCTTTCAATGAAAGCATACCTGAAATACCAATGGGctgtaaatacaaaaacatagaATCTGTGGATAAAAGGAGTAAAAGCCAAACAGGCATTTCAAGACATACAAAGCCAATGTTTGGGtttacaacaaaaaagaagcaCACATGCCACTTTTTGATTTTCTCTTACAGGCAATTCAGatcttatccaaaaaaaaattatgtttcaaatttattttatagcatcAGTGCATTGGAAAGTCTCAACCAGCTTCTAATTGAAAGTAACAATAACCAGGATAGTTATAACTGAACTTTTAGAGAGAAGCACAGTTTATGCATTGAACCTTAAATAATAGTACATGAAATGTTGGCATTGTGG
This genomic stretch from Populus alba chromosome 19, ASM523922v2, whole genome shotgun sequence harbors:
- the LOC118051956 gene encoding uncharacterized protein, which encodes MPLLKKKAFPLLEPPKDLDPNELVYQVRFTKEIFRDYQIYLNRINLYRQRIWTCKVSGKGNLTYEEALVSEKHATKKVPEIPEELMAMALHTIQFSMLSLKDLADKVAAKLQETLFIGAELHGKREKSDLCPCKILKVLGEGTAKTKYEVAWLDRNKKVTETAIVNRNDLIWKKSPFSRNSLKPFIRKSTYRSFPWVLHDKLAEKYRISRDPPQDLKGKVFIQDGIVYNKRKKDATDVEESGKLKKKKVEGEEAVATGKEDNQQKEEPIKYPIDDLLVQPGIDDPVFTARPLPSRDFKVPMDCVGDLLMAWDFCSSFCKLLHLSPFSLEDFENAICHKGSNVNLIVETHSSLLRLLKHDKDEYFSAVQKRIRSLKITLTNWTEYLCDFVEIINVGDFSTHITTIKRGHYGLLDAQVKLGILRELVNEVLETDIAREKLAEYVEERQVLLATKRGEALEEGRKKREKEQLKAKSVANGVMNGHGADIIGKNQPVLANGNHIGQNGQIAKKKGEIFSARPNNPSKRSESSRSDIESKKTGKKKNMNVEGHAENVIDLTKREALILLRDEKNTAAKRSSKEQRREYFEREIEKRILHTNPLGKDRDYNRYWWFKRDGRMFVESSDSKLWGYYCCKEEIDLLMGSLNPKGEREKALRKQVEKFYSRICMELQKRSKDLANRIALEEAVQRRSTRVRALPRENPANVFLNYVNKWKED